The Desulfuromonadaceae bacterium genome contains the following window.
TGCGTAAAGAACTTGTCGATCTTGATACGCTCAAGCAGGCCATTCAGGTGCAACACGAAGAAACGCCGGATGTTCGTCTTGGTGGCATTCTGGCCGAGCGTTTCGGAGTGCCCGCCGATGCCATTAATGAAGCGGTTCGCGAGCAGATAGAGCGTATTGTTTACAGTTTTTTCGGGTGGATGGAAGGTACATTTTCCTTTGAACTGGGCGATTTGCAAGAGCAGGAAGCGACGCGGTTTAACCCGCTGCAATTTATCCTCGACAAAGGGTTGAACCCCCAATGGCTGGCGATGGAGGGGAGCCGCATCCTTGATGAGAAACGTCATCAGGGGGGGGCTCTTGAGGATGAGGTTGTTGAATCAAAAATCGATCTTGGCACATTGCTGGGTGAGGGTGATAACGACGCGTCGGCAGCCGTGGATTCTTCACCGGAGCAGGAACTGCCGCCAGCAACGGCTGATGAAGATCTTTCCGCTTCGACAGCACCCTCGTCCGATGCAAAAAGTGCTTCCAGTAAAACCATGTTGATTGTCGACGATGATGACCTAACGATTGAGATGCTTGCCGAACAGTTGAGGGTCCACGGTTTTGAGGTTATCGGTTGTCGGACCGCCGCTGAATTTGAGACACGACTGGATGCACTGATCGCCAAAGGGGGTAAGCCGCGGCTGTTGGTTGATATGATCATGCCCCGGGTTGACGGTGGTGGATTGCTCGGTGGCCTTGAATTGCTGGAAGTTGTCTGTGCCCGTCATCATGGTTTGGATCTCGTGGTCATGACCGATTACGAGAATCCTGAAGCGGCGGCCCGCTTGCGTGAACTGGGGGCCCGGGCAATTCTTGAAAAACCCAGTAAGGACCAGTTGCAACAAATACAGGGACAGCGCCAGATTGCAGCCCTGGCGACCGCTTATGTTAATTTAAGAACAACCGCTGCGGCATCGACACTGCCTGCCGG
Protein-coding sequences here:
- a CDS encoding response regulator; protein product: MSLVGNLEDLGLGDILQIVSLSRKSGILALQSREREGTVVFNNGEVVRATSSVIRENLGDLLLRKELVDLDTLKQAIQVQHEETPDVRLGGILAERFGVPADAINEAVREQIERIVYSFFGWMEGTFSFELGDLQEQEATRFNPLQFILDKGLNPQWLAMEGSRILDEKRHQGGALEDEVVESKIDLGTLLGEGDNDASAAVDSSPEQELPPATADEDLSASTAPSSDAKSASSKTMLIVDDDDLTIEMLAEQLRVHGFEVIGCRTAAEFETRLDALIAKGGKPRLLVDMIMPRVDGGGLLGGLELLEVVCARHHGLDLVVMTDYENPEAAARLRELGARAILEKPSKDQLQQIQGQRQIAALATAYVNLRTTAAASTLPAGMINIGAELMLEFGDDEPSSLPQRGPESPGLHLLKGMLQELNNPALGGGIILLVLRFASELMNRAVIFLVKEQEIVGLGQFGIELNGESADVRVRKMRIVRGEESVFNQIVSSMTPVKTRLTPCRWDQYLINELGGDDPQEVFLGPLVSEGRVVALLYGDNLPGQKKIGDTEALEVFLSQAGLAMEKAVMERRMQNRNAV